The following proteins are co-located in the Candidatus Zixiibacteriota bacterium genome:
- the pgsA gene encoding CDP-diacylglycerol--glycerol-3-phosphate 3-phosphatidyltransferase, with protein MLNLPNFLTLVRILTIPVFLVLLSSRSYGAALAVFVIGGVTDFLDGLSARWMGQETALGAHLDPLADKLLMISSFLMLALEGAIPPWLAVLVLSRDVFILTGYGMLCLLLDERPHVQPTAAGKCSTALQLLTVGVVLLLLYDPQSIDPLWRDIVVVATAVATVWSGLQYLYRGLVWLQNRASALRRPG; from the coding sequence ATGCTCAATCTCCCTAACTTCCTCACGCTGGTACGGATCCTGACGATCCCCGTCTTTCTCGTCCTGCTCTCGTCGCGCAGTTACGGCGCCGCGCTGGCGGTCTTCGTGATCGGCGGCGTGACCGATTTTCTCGACGGCCTCAGCGCGCGCTGGATGGGGCAGGAGACCGCGCTGGGCGCGCACCTGGATCCGCTGGCGGACAAGCTCCTGATGATCAGCTCTTTCCTGATGCTGGCGCTCGAGGGGGCGATCCCGCCGTGGCTTGCGGTCCTGGTTCTCAGCCGCGATGTTTTCATTTTGACCGGGTATGGTATGCTGTGTCTGCTGCTCGACGAGCGGCCGCACGTTCAGCCGACGGCGGCGGGCAAGTGCAGCACCGCGTTACAGCTGCTGACGGTGGGCGTGGTCCTCCTGCTGCTTTACGACCCGCAAAGCATCGACCCGTTGTGGCGCGACATCGTCGTGGTCGCCACCGCCGTGGCGACGGTGTGGTCGGGGTTGCAGTATCTCTACCGGGGATTGGTGTGGTTGCAGAACAGAGCCTCGGCGCTGAGGCGACCGGGTTGA
- the infC gene encoding translation initiation factor IF-3: protein MARDARINQQIRAREVRVIGPKGEQLGVMPLHEALKQVEQLGLDLVEVAPDAQPPVCRIMDYGKFRYEQKKKSHGPKKHSVVEIKEVKMGSRTDPHDVLHKVRSIRQFIERGQRVKVSVFFRGREITHPELGRQMLSGVVKQLQDIAKVDIEPRLEGRSMAMLLTPK from the coding sequence ATCGCTAGAGACGCGAGAATCAATCAGCAAATACGCGCGCGCGAGGTGCGCGTCATCGGTCCCAAGGGGGAGCAGCTCGGCGTCATGCCGCTGCACGAGGCGCTCAAGCAGGTGGAACAGCTGGGCCTCGACCTGGTGGAGGTGGCTCCCGATGCCCAGCCGCCGGTCTGCCGGATCATGGACTACGGGAAGTTCCGCTACGAGCAGAAAAAGAAGTCCCACGGTCCGAAAAAGCATTCCGTCGTCGAGATCAAGGAAGTCAAGATGGGATCGCGGACCGATCCGCACGACGTGCTGCACAAGGTGCGAAGCATCCGCCAGTTCATCGAGCGGGGCCAGCGGGTGAAGGTCTCGGTGTTCTTCCGCGGGCGCGAGATCACGCACCCGGAGCTGGGCAGGCAGATGCTCAGCGGAGTGGTGAAGCAGCTCCAGGACATCGCCAAGGTCGACATCGAGCCGCGCCTCGAGGGACGGAGCATGGCGATGCTGCTGACGCCCAAGTAA
- the hflX gene encoding GTPase HflX → MNRRNSNHHRKERAILVGVELPSAPGRIPLGDSLDELERLAETAGAEVLEKTSQQLRSVTPATLIGRGKVEEIQLKVKRQGADLVIVDEDLTPAQQRNLEAALATRVVDRSQLILDIFAQRARSNEGKLQVELAQLQYLLPRLTRQWLHLSRLGGGIGTRGPGETQLEVDRRRIRERIAHLKRRLRRVERTRGLQRRERDEVPFATVALVGYTNAGKSTLMNALTRAGVTVEDRLFATLDPTIRALRLPNRDKVMLVDTVGFINKIPHSLIEAFKSTLEEVARADLLLHLVDMASPLFEEQIEIVEKVLEEIGAGAIPAILVPNKIDLFPELPLRSFRNSRAREVCPISALTGRGVEGLLERIGAILDEGKETFHGCFSAAQGALVAMIRERGRIIEERYEGDRLHLTALVTPKLAGQMRKMLARNGDAAAARGFDAQSP, encoded by the coding sequence TTGAACCGGCGCAATTCCAACCACCATCGAAAAGAGCGGGCGATCCTGGTCGGGGTCGAGCTGCCTTCGGCTCCGGGAAGAATCCCTCTCGGCGACAGTCTGGACGAGCTCGAGCGGCTCGCGGAGACCGCCGGGGCCGAAGTGCTGGAGAAGACTTCCCAGCAGTTGAGAAGCGTCACCCCCGCGACCCTGATCGGCCGCGGCAAGGTGGAGGAGATCCAGCTCAAGGTGAAGCGGCAGGGCGCCGATCTCGTGATCGTCGACGAGGATCTCACGCCGGCGCAGCAGCGCAACCTCGAAGCGGCCCTGGCGACTCGCGTGGTGGACCGGAGCCAGCTCATCCTCGACATCTTCGCCCAGCGCGCCCGCAGCAACGAGGGCAAGCTCCAGGTCGAGCTGGCGCAACTGCAGTATCTCCTGCCGCGCCTGACGCGGCAGTGGCTGCACCTTTCGCGGCTCGGCGGCGGCATCGGCACCCGCGGCCCGGGCGAGACGCAGCTGGAGGTGGACCGCCGGCGGATCCGCGAGCGGATCGCGCATCTCAAACGCCGCCTGCGCCGGGTCGAGCGGACGCGGGGGCTGCAGCGCAGGGAGCGCGACGAGGTCCCCTTCGCGACTGTGGCGCTGGTGGGCTATACGAACGCCGGGAAGTCCACTTTGATGAACGCCCTCACGCGCGCCGGCGTGACCGTCGAGGACAGGCTGTTCGCCACGCTCGATCCCACGATCCGCGCCTTGCGGCTGCCGAACCGCGACAAGGTGATGCTCGTCGACACGGTCGGCTTCATCAACAAGATCCCTCATTCGCTCATCGAGGCGTTCAAGAGCACGCTCGAGGAGGTCGCCCGGGCCGACCTGCTGCTCCACCTCGTCGACATGGCGAGCCCCCTGTTCGAAGAGCAGATCGAGATCGTCGAGAAGGTGCTCGAGGAGATCGGCGCGGGCGCGATCCCGGCGATCCTGGTGCCGAACAAGATCGATCTCTTCCCGGAGCTTCCCCTGCGGTCGTTCCGGAACAGCCGGGCCCGTGAGGTCTGCCCCATATCGGCGCTGACAGGCCGCGGCGTCGAAGGGTTGCTGGAGCGGATCGGGGCGATCCTGGACGAGGGCAAGGAGACGTTCCACGGCTGCTTCAGCGCGGCGCAGGGCGCGCTGGTCGCGATGATCCGGGAGCGCGGCCGGATCATCGAAGAGCGCTACGAGGGCGATCGCCTCCACCTGACGGCGCTCGTCACACCGAAGCTGGCCGGTCAAATGAGGAAGATGCTCGCGCGGAACGGAGATGCCGCCGCGGCCCGGGGATTCGATGCTCAATCTCCCTAA
- the thrS gene encoding threonine--tRNA ligase, whose translation MENIRIRLPGGKTVDVRRGTTIGELAVSCEAGKDVIAARLDGKAVDLSRPLTEDGTVEWISVDSPEGLDILRHSTAHLMAQAVQSLFPGTQVTIGPTIEDGFYYDFKRDRAFTPEELERIEARMKELVEQDLPVRREEMSRQQAIELFRSMGEAYKVEILEGIPDETVSLYRQGDWVDLCRGPHVPSTGALRAFKLTGVAGAYWRGDERNEMLQRIYGTAWPTRQALKEHLQLLEEAKKRDHRRLGRELDLFSFHPVAPASPFFHPKGAVVYNELIAYVRRLYRRYGYEEVITPQILDVELWRRSGHYDHYRENMYFTRVDDREFGVKPMNCPGHTLIYASKKRSYRDLPLRIADFGRLHRYERSGVTAGLTRVRSFSQDDAHIFCAPEQIEDEIGGLITMLREVYRTFRFGDMEVRLSTRPKDFLGDPAVWDRAEEVLGQALRKQSIEYRSSPGEGAFYGPKIDFVVLDALRRGWQLATVQLDFFLPERFGLTYVSASGSEERPVMIHRALLGSIERFMGILIEHCGGAFPLWLAPVQVRVLTVTDHHKQYAKSVFAELRDRGWRVELDDRNEKLGYKIREAQLAKIPYAAIIGDKEVQARTLTLRRRGGENLAPMSVADFVGMLESEVARELG comes from the coding sequence ATGGAGAACATTCGTATCCGGTTGCCCGGCGGGAAAACCGTCGACGTCCGCCGCGGCACGACCATCGGCGAGCTCGCCGTCTCCTGCGAGGCCGGAAAAGACGTGATCGCCGCCAGGCTCGACGGCAAGGCCGTGGACCTGAGCCGGCCTCTCACCGAGGACGGCACGGTCGAGTGGATCTCGGTGGACAGCCCCGAGGGGCTCGACATCCTGCGCCACTCAACCGCGCACCTCATGGCGCAGGCGGTGCAGAGCCTGTTTCCCGGAACCCAGGTGACCATCGGCCCGACGATCGAGGACGGCTTTTACTACGACTTCAAGCGCGACCGGGCGTTCACTCCCGAAGAGCTAGAGCGCATCGAGGCCCGCATGAAGGAGCTGGTCGAGCAGGACCTCCCCGTCCGGCGGGAGGAAATGTCGCGCCAGCAGGCGATCGAGCTGTTTCGCTCGATGGGAGAGGCCTACAAAGTCGAGATCCTCGAGGGAATCCCCGACGAGACGGTCTCGCTTTACCGGCAGGGGGACTGGGTGGATTTGTGCCGCGGCCCTCACGTGCCGTCGACCGGAGCGCTGCGGGCGTTCAAGCTCACCGGAGTCGCCGGCGCCTACTGGCGCGGGGACGAGCGCAACGAGATGCTCCAGCGCATCTACGGGACGGCGTGGCCGACCCGGCAGGCGCTGAAGGAGCACCTGCAGCTGCTCGAGGAGGCGAAAAAACGGGATCACCGACGGCTCGGGCGCGAGCTCGATCTCTTCAGCTTTCACCCGGTCGCGCCGGCAAGCCCGTTTTTCCACCCGAAAGGGGCTGTGGTCTACAACGAGCTGATCGCTTACGTCCGCCGGCTCTACCGCCGCTACGGCTACGAAGAGGTGATCACGCCGCAGATCCTCGACGTCGAGCTGTGGCGCCGCTCCGGGCATTACGATCACTACCGCGAGAACATGTATTTCACCCGCGTCGACGACCGCGAGTTCGGCGTGAAGCCGATGAACTGCCCGGGCCACACGCTGATCTATGCCTCGAAGAAGCGCTCGTACCGCGACCTGCCGCTCAGGATCGCGGACTTTGGCCGGCTGCACCGCTACGAACGCTCCGGCGTGACCGCGGGGCTCACCCGGGTGCGCTCTTTCTCGCAGGACGACGCGCACATTTTCTGCGCGCCCGAACAGATCGAGGACGAAATCGGCGGGTTGATTACGATGCTGCGGGAGGTTTACCGTACCTTCCGGTTCGGCGACATGGAGGTGCGGCTCTCCACCCGCCCGAAGGACTTTCTCGGCGATCCGGCCGTATGGGACCGCGCCGAGGAGGTCCTCGGCCAGGCGCTGCGGAAGCAGTCGATCGAGTACCGGAGCAGCCCCGGCGAGGGAGCGTTCTACGGTCCGAAGATCGATTTCGTGGTGCTCGACGCGCTGCGCCGGGGGTGGCAGCTGGCCACCGTGCAGCTCGATTTCTTTCTGCCGGAGCGTTTCGGTCTCACCTACGTCTCGGCCTCCGGAAGCGAGGAGCGGCCGGTGATGATCCATCGGGCGCTGCTGGGGTCGATCGAGCGGTTCATGGGGATTTTGATCGAGCACTGCGGCGGCGCTTTTCCGCTGTGGCTCGCCCCGGTGCAGGTGAGGGTTCTGACCGTTACCGACCACCACAAGCAATATGCTAAAAGCGTTTTCGCGGAGCTGCGGGACCGCGGCTGGCGGGTGGAGCTGGACGACCGCAACGAAAAGCTCGGATACAAGATCCGCGAGGCGCAGCTCGCCAAGATTCCCTATGCCGCGATCATCGGGGACAAGGAGGTTCAAGCCCGGACCCTGACCCTTCGCCGCAGGGGCGGGGAGAATCTGGCGCCGATGTCGGTGGCGGATTTCGTGGGGATGCTGGAGTCGGAGGTGGCGCGGGAGCTGGGCTGA